The proteins below are encoded in one region of Acidithiobacillus ferrooxidans ATCC 23270:
- a CDS encoding Crp/Fnr family transcriptional regulator, with product MPGIDHIEIAQFLKQHHLAQSLTISEIQTLAEYVTHAQFHLDQVIAEWGSLGEALFFCVKGEMAIVHHTADGDEVEVVRVHDGEMAGEMSFFDRQPRSARIIAKSEDTQVLVLTRARYQRLKVEKPYITVNILEQAIISLDHLFRNLSQGYTDFSTYIYGKGKR from the coding sequence CAACATCATCTGGCCCAGTCTCTGACCATCAGCGAAATCCAGACCCTCGCAGAATACGTCACCCACGCCCAATTTCATCTGGATCAGGTGATTGCCGAATGGGGCTCTCTGGGAGAGGCCCTGTTCTTCTGCGTCAAGGGTGAAATGGCCATCGTTCACCACACAGCCGACGGCGACGAAGTAGAAGTGGTCCGGGTGCATGACGGAGAAATGGCCGGAGAGATGTCCTTTTTTGACCGTCAGCCACGTAGCGCCCGAATCATTGCCAAAAGCGAAGATACCCAGGTGCTGGTCCTGACCCGCGCCCGGTATCAGCGCCTGAAGGTGGAAAAACCGTATATCACCGTGAATATTCTGGAGCAGGCCATCATCAGCCTGGACCATTTGTTCCGCAATCTTTCTCAGGGCTACACGGACTTCTCTACCTATATTTATGGCAAGGGCAAGCGCTAG
- a CDS encoding LON peptidase substrate-binding domain-containing protein has product MTDTDWTPLFLLRTVLFPKALLGLRIFEPRYLDMISASLRQGRDFGICLSHPRGDGHAEPELVGTLARIVDWGGEAGILQIQVRGQKRFTIQDWRYEGQLAMASIHPWAEEPIVPMGRESQPLHAILEDLIGKVPAAGIDASSAGMVLAQALPASPEEKQQLLVLQDPLERLRRIAELLSQRGGA; this is encoded by the coding sequence GTGACGGATACGGACTGGACGCCCCTATTTTTACTCCGAACGGTACTTTTCCCCAAGGCTTTATTAGGGCTGCGTATTTTTGAGCCGCGTTATCTGGACATGATCAGCGCCTCACTGCGGCAGGGTCGGGATTTTGGCATTTGCCTTAGCCACCCCCGGGGCGATGGCCACGCCGAGCCGGAATTGGTGGGTACCCTGGCACGCATTGTGGACTGGGGGGGAGAGGCCGGCATTCTCCAGATTCAGGTGCGCGGCCAGAAACGTTTCACCATTCAGGACTGGCGTTATGAGGGACAGCTGGCGATGGCCTCTATCCATCCCTGGGCCGAAGAGCCCATCGTGCCAATGGGTCGGGAAAGCCAGCCGTTGCACGCCATTCTTGAGGATTTGATCGGCAAGGTGCCTGCCGCCGGAATAGACGCCAGTAGTGCCGGAATGGTCCTGGCGCAGGCGCTGCCCGCCTCCCCCGAAGAAAAGCAGCAGTTGCTGGTTCTTCAGGATCCTCTGGAGCGTTTGCGCCGGATTGCGGAGTTGCTCAGCCAACGCGGCGGAGCGTAA
- the hemW gene encoding radical SAM family heme chaperone HemW, translating to MNPTLKPPSSYSLYVHLPWCKAKCPYCDFNSHAADRIPAERYLDALIADLDRELPRIWGRSVRTVFIGGGTPSLFPPEIIDRLISTIRARLRPHSRMEITLEANPGAIEAAYFRAFREVGITRLSLGIQSFNDDSLQRLGRIHDAAAAHRAVELAIAAEFESYNLDLIFALPGQDLAAARADLRTALEYAPPHLSLYQLTLEAGTPFSTHPPADLPDSDQAADMEDILRRQLQEAGMERYEISAHARPGHRCQHNRNYWLYGDYIGIGAGAHGKITLPEGIWRSRKPSRPESYMDDALSVLDILGDREPILPADRPFEFMLNALRLTDGFPVALFPERTGLSLQIIQPQLRQAERDGLVIMEDGILRPTALGLNFYNDLCVRFVP from the coding sequence ATGAACCCCACCCTGAAACCACCGTCGTCGTATTCGCTCTACGTGCATCTGCCTTGGTGCAAGGCCAAGTGCCCCTATTGCGATTTCAATTCCCATGCAGCCGACCGCATCCCGGCAGAACGTTATCTGGATGCATTGATCGCCGATCTGGACCGCGAACTGCCGCGCATCTGGGGACGCAGTGTGCGGACTGTTTTTATCGGTGGCGGCACCCCCAGCCTCTTCCCGCCAGAAATCATCGACCGCCTGATCTCCACGATCCGCGCCCGCCTGCGGCCGCACTCCCGTATGGAAATCACCCTGGAGGCCAATCCGGGAGCGATAGAGGCGGCCTATTTCCGCGCCTTCCGGGAGGTGGGCATCACCCGACTCTCCTTAGGCATCCAGTCTTTCAACGACGATTCTCTGCAACGCCTCGGGCGTATCCATGATGCCGCCGCAGCCCACCGGGCCGTGGAACTCGCCATCGCGGCTGAATTCGAGAGCTATAATCTCGATCTCATCTTTGCCCTGCCGGGGCAGGATCTCGCCGCAGCGCGGGCCGATCTGCGCACGGCGTTGGAGTATGCACCCCCTCATCTGTCCCTCTATCAACTCACGCTGGAAGCCGGAACCCCATTCTCGACCCATCCACCCGCCGATCTGCCGGACAGCGACCAAGCCGCCGACATGGAAGATATCCTGCGCCGGCAACTCCAGGAGGCCGGCATGGAGCGCTACGAAATATCCGCCCATGCCCGGCCCGGTCATCGCTGCCAGCACAACCGCAACTACTGGCTTTATGGTGACTATATCGGCATCGGCGCCGGAGCGCACGGCAAAATCACCCTTCCCGAAGGCATCTGGCGCAGCCGCAAACCCAGCCGCCCCGAAAGTTATATGGACGATGCGCTCAGTGTTCTCGACATCCTCGGCGACCGGGAGCCGATTTTACCCGCCGACAGGCCCTTCGAGTTCATGCTCAACGCGTTGCGCCTGACCGACGGCTTCCCGGTGGCGCTCTTCCCTGAGCGGACCGGCCTGTCTTTGCAGATCATTCAACCGCAGCTCCGCCAAGCCGAACGCGACGGGCTGGTGATCATGGAAGATGGCATCCTGCGACCCACCGCGCTCGGGCTCAACTTCTATAATGACCTCTGCGTGCGTTTCGTACCGTGA
- a CDS encoding encapsulin-associated ferritin-like protein: protein MAHEALHESPESLSPETIDIHRAISSLMEEFEAVDWYQQRADACTDPILRQVLEHNRDEEIEHAAMILEWLRRKMPRLDKELHAYLFSEGSIAGHEARMVGRD from the coding sequence ATGGCACACGAAGCGTTGCATGAATCCCCCGAGTCTCTGTCTCCGGAAACCATAGATATCCACCGAGCCATTTCTTCGCTCATGGAGGAGTTTGAGGCGGTTGACTGGTACCAGCAGCGCGCGGATGCCTGCACCGATCCTATTCTCAGGCAGGTGCTGGAACACAACCGAGATGAAGAAATTGAACATGCTGCTATGATCCTCGAGTGGCTGCGCCGCAAAATGCCGCGTCTGGATAAGGAATTGCATGCGTATCTGTTCAGCGAAGGCTCGATCGCCGGCCACGAAGCCAGGATGGTAGGACGGGACTGA
- a CDS encoding pseudouridine synthase yields MKHPSDHSPKFGQDQSAPRFGLARILSKAGLCSRTVAVEWIRAGRVEVDGRRILDPEARFPLSGPGIRIDGLDITASTRQVLLLHKPRGVLTTRQDERGRATVYDLLPGSPWLAPVGRLDQASSGLLLFSNDPHWAQRLLDPDQHVAKTYHVQIRPPLSTDTVVQLAADSVLDGEPCLPMQIRELRCGGKTQWLEFILQEGRNRQIRRLLAACDREVLRLIRVAVGNLPLGELRAGEWRWLHSGEEELLRQTPTPGDIPCLPSE; encoded by the coding sequence GTGAAACATCCTTCAGATCATAGTCCAAAGTTTGGCCAAGACCAAAGTGCCCCCCGCTTTGGGCTTGCCCGCATCCTCTCCAAAGCGGGGCTGTGCTCCCGGACCGTTGCGGTGGAATGGATTCGTGCCGGGCGGGTAGAGGTAGACGGTCGCCGGATCCTCGATCCCGAGGCACGCTTCCCCCTGTCCGGCCCCGGTATCCGGATCGATGGTCTCGACATCACCGCCAGCACCCGCCAGGTTTTGCTGTTACATAAACCCCGCGGCGTTCTTACTACTCGTCAGGATGAAAGAGGACGTGCCACCGTATACGACCTGCTGCCCGGGAGTCCATGGCTGGCCCCCGTCGGACGCCTGGATCAGGCCAGCTCCGGCCTGCTGCTTTTCAGCAACGATCCACACTGGGCGCAACGACTGCTGGATCCGGATCAGCATGTGGCCAAGACCTATCATGTGCAGATTCGCCCGCCCCTCTCCACCGACACCGTAGTCCAACTCGCGGCTGACTCCGTGCTCGACGGCGAACCGTGCTTACCGATGCAGATCAGGGAGTTACGCTGCGGCGGCAAAACCCAATGGCTGGAGTTTATTTTGCAGGAAGGGCGCAATCGCCAGATTCGGCGCCTCCTTGCCGCCTGTGATAGGGAAGTGTTGCGACTGATTCGCGTAGCGGTGGGAAATCTGCCTCTCGGCGAACTGCGGGCCGGTGAATGGCGCTGGTTGCATAGTGGTGAGGAAGAGCTGCTACGTCAGACGCCCACGCCCGGTGATATCCCCTGCCTACCGTCAGAATGA